In Equus caballus isolate H_3958 breed thoroughbred chromosome 7, TB-T2T, whole genome shotgun sequence, one DNA window encodes the following:
- the OR51V26 gene encoding olfactory receptor family 51 subfamily V member 26 — MPAFAAHDTNSSNFLLTGFPGLEQEYPWLSIPFSCIYSVVLSGNCLVLHVIPTEPSLHEPMFYFLAMLALTDLCMGLSTVHTVLGILWGLSQEVSLDACIAQTYFIHGLSLTESGVLLAMAFDRFTAICNPLRYTSILTHARIIKIGLGIFVRSFMFIIAPIIRLKFFHYCHSHVLSHSLCLHQDLLRLACSDIRFNSFYALVLVICTLLFDSMLILVSYILILHSVLAIASREGCLKSLKTCISHICAVLVFYIPIIGLTMVHRFGKHLSPVVHVLMGNIYIIFPPLMNPIIYSVKTQQIRGKIQRWFSMKKE, encoded by the coding sequence ATGCCTGCTTTTGCTGCTCATGACACCAATTCCTCCAACTTTCTCCTAACAGGCTTTCCTGGCCTGGAACAGGAATATCCCTGGCTCTCCATCCCCTTCTCTTGTATCTACTCTGTGGTACTCTCAGGGAACTGCCTGGTGCTCCATGTGATCCCTACCGAGCCAAGCCTGCATGAACCCATGTTCTATTTCCTGGCCATGCTGGCCCTCACTGACCTGTGCATGGGGCTGTCCACAGTGCACACGGTCCTGGGGATTCTGTGGGGCCTCAGCCAGGAAGTCAGCCTGGATGCCTGCATTGCTCAAACTTACTTTATCCATGGTCTATCCCTCACAGAGTCTGGTGTCCTTCTCGCCATGGCTTTTGATCGTTTTACAGCGATCTGTAATCCTCTTAGGTATACATCCATACTAACCCATGCCAGAATCATCAAAATCGGGCTGGGGATTTTTGTAAGGAGTTTTATGTTCATCATTGCTCCCATAATTCGCCTAAAGTTTTTCCACTACTGCCATTCCCAtgtcctctctcactctctctgccttcaCCAAGACCTGCTGAGACTAGCATGTTCTGACATCCGCTTCAACAGTTTCTATGCCTTGGTTCTGGTGATTTGTACTCTTTTGTTTGATTCCATGTTAATTCTTGTGTCCTACATTCTGATCCTGCAttctgtcttggctattgcatcCCGGGAGGGGTGCCTCAAGTCCTTGAAGACTTGCATCTCCCATATCTGTGCTGTTCTGGTTTTCTATATCCCGATCATCGGTCTGACCATGGTGCACCGCTTTGGGAAGCACCTCTCTCCTGTGGTCCATGTGCTTATGGGCAACATTTACATCATATTCCCACCTTTGATGAACCCCATCATCTATAGCGTGAAGACCCAACAGATCCGTGGCAAGATTCAGAGGTGGTTCTCCATGAAGAAGGAGTGA
- the OR51V28 gene encoding olfactory receptor family 51 subfamily V member 28, producing the protein MSVLPDSKISNSTFLLTGFPGLEGKYPWLSIPFSCVYAMVLSGNCLVLHVIRTEPSLHEPMFYFLAMLALTDLCMGLSTVHTVLGVLWGLSQEIGLDACIAQTFFVHGLSCMESGVLLAMAFDRFTAICNPLRYTSILTNTRIINIGVAILGRSFLFITAPIVRLKFFHYCRPHILSHSFCLHQDLLRLSCSDIHFNSFYALALVICTLLADSVLILISYILILHSVLTIASQEERLKSLQTCVSHICAVLVFYIPIIGLTMVHRFGKHLSPVVHVLMGNIYILFPPLMNPIIYSVKTQQIRRRIQRWFTKQN; encoded by the coding sequence ATGTCTGTGCTACCCGATTCCAAAATCAGTAACTCCACCTTTCTCCTTACGGGTTTCCCTGGCTTGGAAGGGAAATATCCCTGGCTCTCCATCCCTTTTTCTTGTGTCTATGCTATGGTACTCTCAGGGAACTGCCTGGTGCTGCATGTGATCCGTACTGAGCCAAGCCTGCATGAGCCCATGTTCTATTTTCTGGCCATGCTGGCCCTCACTGACCTGTGCATGGGGCTGTCCACAGTGCACACAGTACTGGGGGTTCTGTGGGGGCTCAGTCAAGAGATTGGTCTGGATGCCTGTATTGCTCAAACCTTCTTTGTTCATGGTCTATCATGCATGGAGTCTGGAGTCCTTCTTGCCATGGCCTTTGATCGCTTTACTGCAATCTGCAATCCTCTGAGATATACATCCATTCTCACCAATACCAGAATCATCAACATTGGTGTGGCAATTTTAGGGAGGAGTTTCCTGTTCATTACTGCTCCCATCGTCCGCCTAAAGTTCTTCCATTACTGCCgtccccacatcctctcccactCTTTCTGCCTGCACCAGGACTTACTCCGGCTGTCCTGCTCTGACATCCACTTCAACAGCTTCTATGCCTTAGCCCTGGTGATCTGCACACTGTTGGCGGATTCAGTGCTTATTCTCATCTCCTACATCTTGATCTTGCACTCAGTTTTGACTATTGCATCCCAGGAGGAGAGGCTCAAGTCCTTGCAGACCTGTGTCTCTCACATCTGTGCAGTCTTAGTTTTCTATATCCCAATCATCGGTCTAACTATGGTGCATCGCTTTGGAAAGCATCTCTCTCCTGTGGTCCATGTTCTCATGGGCAACATCTATATCCTTTTCCCACCTTTGAtgaaccccatcatctacagtGTCAAGACCCAACAAATCCGTAGGAGGATCCAGAGATGGTTCACTAAACAAAACTGA